The Alnus glutinosa chromosome 8, dhAlnGlut1.1, whole genome shotgun sequence DNA segment GAGAGCTTGAGAGTCACAGCCATGGCACTCCTTGCCTTGTTAGGGTTGCCTGCTCCCAACTCATTTGACACCCTTGTGCTGTCAccataagttttattttttgcagtGTCTGACAGAATTCAGAAATGGAAGAACtagaaagaataaaaacaatCTACTAGAAGTTACTCAACCAACTAACCTTGCAGCGGCACTAAGACCATATGTGATCATGTAGGCAATAGTTTCTGTGTTCacactgaatatatatataatccaaaaggaaaaataaacatATCAGAGTAAAGCATGAAGATTAGGTCTTAAAAGTGATAAAACCAGGGAAATAGATAGTTGAAACTTACCACATTGCGATCAACGACATAGTTGTTTCTGCGTTTTGCATCAGTCCTGCTAAGAAAACCAGAATCTCGAAAGCCCAGTACTCCAAACTggcaaatattttgaaaaatagacTAGTAAAATATATGAGATCATGTTTTATACCATAATCCTGTGGCTCCTGGCTGATCTGTACGCTAAAAGGTAAAAATGACTCATTACCTGAAACGCTTTGTGTTGAGATTTTTTGGACAGAATACTAGTTTGAAAAAGGACTGGGTTTCCCTAGTTTCTTTCAGATCAGGTTTGAATTTCTTCTTTTCATGGAACATTGCTAATAGAAAGATgattttgcaaatttttgaaacaatCAACTGAGAATGTCTGAGTATTTATGTATCTTAACAAGGCAGCATAGTCCAATTTGCATCCTAGACATTGTTCACatatttgagtaatgctatgtcattgtttagttttaaaCAATTAACAACAAGCATAATAAAGAgataaacaaatcaaaattcaGGTTACTTACCATACCATTGCTGCAGAGGGCAGGGCTAGTTTCGAGTTGGTGAAAATGTAATGGAATGAATCGAATGAAAATCCTTCCCATGTATGCTTAAGTTTCTTTGTGCAAATGACATACACGGACATTATAAGGAGTGACAGCCATAATGAAATTGAAACTGCCAACGAAGCTCCCTTGAAACCAAGAATTGTCCAATGTACTAAAGCATATGCAATCCCAGTATGAATAACCAATGGTAGCAATGACAATACAACCGGGGGCATAACTATAGACTGTGTCTGAAGAAATCTCAAGATGTTCTGCAGAAAGCCATATGCAAATAGACCGGGAATGAGGAATTTCATATAGAGAGCAGCTATCTTTGCGATCTCAGTATCTTGATGAAGAAAGATCAGTATGGGCTCTGTATAGAACCAGAGGATGGATACTAGTATAGAGAATAGGAAGGATATGATGCAAGAGGCTTGTAGATAAACCCCCAACATTCTGTATAATTTTGCACCAAATCCCTGCCCACAAAGCGTCTCAAGAGCTCCACTTAAACCAACCTAAAATGATAAGAATCAAGAATGGAACATCATGATAAGGTTAAAGAGGAACAGTTAGCCTGTAAAGAATGCATGAACCATGCAATCAACTCAGAGATTAGCTCGTCTTGCACAGAATTATGTCACAATATATAAACTTTAAGTCAGATCTTTCCAGGTATTGGTCTTTTTCAAGACATTGTAAAATTCCATATTCACGTTGGTGAACATCATACAGCATGCTTTGGACAAATAACTATCAAGATGAGCTATGAATTAGTCAGTTATTTTCTCACGGTCTTGGCTCCAAATTCGTTCCGCTGATCAGCTCCATTACCACACGCCTTGACCCAATGACCCTTCGAGAAGTTTACGGCCATCTGCTCAGCGATGAACTGCAGCTTGGAACAGCACCACCTTTCCCTTGATCTCACCTCTGCTTCAGCAATATTGCCTCCCGCAACAGTCCTAGTCGTGGCCATTCTCATGGGTCATCAGGGGGTTTGGATCATTCGCGATTTCAAGCCCACACCAATTCTCAACAGCCCGCACGCTCACCAGCCAAGGGGCTTGGGCATGGGCCCTCCTCCAATTCCTATGGGCCAAGGCCTATTTGTCAAGTTTGTAACTGGCCTGGTCATAGTGTTATCACCGCTATGATCACGTCTATCAAGGTGATCAGCCCAACAATTTTCAGCATTCATGTCCGCCGCTCCACCACTCACTGATCAAACTCGGTACCCAGACATTGCAGCCACTCACCATCTTAGCTTTGACCATAGCAATTTGAACCTTCATGCGGACGACTATGTGGGTCATGATCAATGGAAATGGTGTAGGGTTTGCACATTAGTCACATTGGAgcttctcatatattttctccTTCCAAAATCCTTTACAAAATCTTTTGCATGTGTCATCAATTTAGAACAACTTATTATCTGTCAACGACTCAGCCGATTCACACGTGATAATAACGTTTCCTTTGAATTTCATCCAAATTTTGTGTGAAGAGTCTCACTACAGGGACAATCCTCCTCCACGGTTCGAATAAGGATGGTCTCTATGACATTGGCCCACCTCCTACAAGTGCTCCACGTGGATATGACTCATTCTCCCATCCAAAGCCACACATGCCGACGCCTAACACACCTCTAGCTTCTCCCTCATTGTCGACTCCCCATGTCCCAATCAAGCCCTCTACCACTTCATCCTCCCCACCTGTCACCGTTAAATGATAGAAATCCTTTGAGATAAATGTTAATTTGTATCCCATAAATTAAGGAATTTAGATGACTAGATTACCGTAAATTAAAGGATTTGTTAACCCTAATTTAAGggatatgtttgtatttaaaattattcaaatcacatgtaaagctctataaatagaacaTTATACTCAGGTcaaatatgaagaaaatatgTAGCCTATAAGGCTTTAAACGTGTAGATGTAGGTCAGATTAATCTCTgtgtttcttctattttctttatctctttttaattttattatcagTTCTATAGGCACCATCCCATATCCTCCTCAGGCAACGAATGTCGTGACCACGCCATTTGCCATTGTACCCACCTCTTTCACCGCTTCATCCAAGTCTGCAACATGGGGTCAGGCAATGAATGATAAGTTTGATGCCCTCTTGTGAAACGACACATGGTCCTTGGTCTCGGCACAACCCTCCATGAACATCGTGGCAAGTAAATGGGTCTTTCAGTTTAAATAACGGCAATGTTGAGTGTTAAAAGGTCTGGCTAGTTGCTAAGGGCTTCACCCAGCAGCCTGGTCTTGATTACAATGAGACCTAAAGCCCTGTCATCAAGCCACAAATGATCGGCCAAGTACTCTCTCTTGCGGCAACCCAAGGCTAGCCGATTTGCCAACTTGATTTCAAAAAGCTCACCGAGTCTGTCTTCATGGCTCAACAACTAGGCTTCATCCATTCTCAATACCCTTGTCGCATCTGCAAACTGCACAAGGCCATCTAAGGTTTAAAACAGGCACCTTATTCTTGGCTTTCCATGCTCAGCTTTTGTCTCTTTGAGCTTGGCTTTTCTCCTCCAAAGCAGACCGTTCTCTCATCATTTTTCGGGCACCACCATTGGAGATCTTCGTCCTAATCTACGTCGACGATATCCTCATTTCATCGATGGCCACCATAGACGCACTGCTTTAAGGCCTATAGGTAGGATTTGTAGTGAAAGATCTTGGCCAACTCAATTTTTTCTTGGGCATTAAGGCCCAATTTCACCCCAAAGGCCTGTTTCTCTCCCAAGAGTGTACATATTGGACCTTCTCAAATGGACCAATATGTCAAATGCAAAGCCCGTTTCCATAAATCATGTCCTCACCCCACTCCCTTACTCGGTTTGTTCAGATGTTTTGCTCAGCCGCCCCGATCTCTCATTCGCCGTTAACCGTCAACCATTGGACTGTAGTGAAGCGGATCGTCTGGTACCTACAATCCATCTCCAATATTGGGCTCCTAATCACCCGCAACTCCTCTACTCTACATATCTTCTCGGACGCCGACTAGGCCAGTTGCCCAAATGATCGTCGGTCCACCAATGTGTACCTTTTTTGGTAACAGTCTCATCACCTAGAGCTCTTGCAAACAACACACGGTTCACGGTTGATCACTCGAGCACAAAGGCCAAGTATTTTGCGCTAGCCAACTCAACCGCAAAGCTCATCTGGTCGCAAAGCCTCCTTCAAGAACTAGGTGTCTACTGTCTTCTTTCATCACCCACTGACTCTTTGGTGCGATAATTAGTTCCACTTACCGCAATGTAAACCCTGTTTTCCACACCCGAACTAAACACGCTACCATTGATTTCTACTTTGTTCGCCAACTGGTGGCTCGTTGTCAACTTGAGGTCCGCATCATCTCTGGCAAAGACCAACTTGTTGATTTTCTTACCAAGCACCTTGTTGCCACCAAGTTCACTATGCTACGTACCAAGCTCAACGTGCATTGCTTCCTGTTGAGCTTTAGAGGGCATGTTAGCGTAATCTATGCCTCCAGCAATCATGCCACATCTCCAATGGTCAGCACCAACCCAACCTCCGCCGGTCGTGCTTCTCCACAAGGCCAACACCACCACAGCAGTAGACTATTTCCTTtcttatttccatttttaatgCACAGCTCTATCTTCTAATTGTATTTATATCAAACATCTGGTGCACATTGTGTGAGGAGGAAAATACAATTGCAAATTCATTTTGTTATACTAGATGgcaccacctttttttttccaccaATAACTATATGTTACATAGACAACTGAAGAGACCTCAACTTGATTTCAATCATACAAAGTAATAGTATTGATAATTCAAAAACAATTGTGGCAGTAGTTTTCATATATTTCTTATGGGTACCTGTCACCTACCTATGATCAGCTAAGCAGGAGCCGTATATTATACTGTTATATTCTCCGGATTTTTGCTTTCGTTTATGGGATTTCTTTAAACTTTGcattaataaaagaaagaaaaagtatttCTACagacgaaaaagaaaaatggaaacgAAAAGGAAGCGGAACAAATGAGCATCATTTCTGTAATTCCTTTTTAAAGATGTGAAAGGGAGacgaaagaagaagaagtcataGTCATGGGCATAGAGATATGATAGATAGCTAGAGTTACCATGAAAGCAAAGCCGGTGACAGTAGCCCACGAGTTCGCAAGAGTGGCACCggcaagctcaagctcgccAAGGTGGCCGGCAAACATGACGGATACCAAGGTGATTAAGTAATAGAAAAGATTGGTGAGAATCATAGGCAAGGAAAACAAGACTTGTCTCTTGGCCTCCTCCAAGTCCAACACTTTCTCCCACCACCCTccatttgtttcttcttcaccATCATCATCAACCTCTATCAACGGTGTCGCGCCATCTAAATTTCCGTTTCCtgacatttctctttctcttttcctcctctttgtttttttctgcCTTTTGTCCTTATCACTTTCAGTACATATTAATAGAGGCACAGAAATTCATTCAAATCGTTTTTTCTGCCTTTTTGtcatttaagctattaaaagaaCGTGTAATTAgcaaatgaatttttttttttttttttttttaaatgattctTATATGCAAGAAATACATGTTACTATTAAAAGTTGGTTTATATGTAGAAAATTTACGTCATAGATCGAGCGGTccaataaaaagtaaataaatatcttaaaagaTTTGATTCCGACAGATAAGTTTAATTCATAAAAACTCTCTTACAATTGATGTCCAAATTTGACATTAGTTAGATGCCTAACACTCAGCTGTCTGTCAAACAAAAAGATTAGTGTTTTGAAGTTGGTAGGTATTAGCGACCATGGCGTGACACGTACGTATCAGATGTCACATTAATCAAACACgtgcaattacaattaatgTGAAAGAGTTTATACATAACTTATTTGTCTAAATAAGTTTTGATTTGCTCGACTacctattcaaacaaataagtTTCATACAAactctttttttataatttctttccaaactGCATGAAGGATGCCTAAGACAAAGCTGGCTGTCTGTGTAATAACCCCAACTCCCTTTCGAGGGTAAAATGGTCTTTTActacctatgagaatggatgacTGGACAGAAATAAGAAACacctgattttatatatattaat contains these protein-coding regions:
- the LOC133874690 gene encoding protein DETOXIFICATION 18-like translates to MSGNGNLDGATPLIEVDDDGEEETNGGWWEKVLDLEEAKRQVLFSLPMILTNLFYYLITLVSVMFAGHLGELELAGATLANSWATVTGFAFMVGLSGALETLCGQGFGAKLYRMLGVYLQASCIISFLFSILVSILWFYTEPILIFLHQDTEIAKIAALYMKFLIPGLFAYGFLQNILRFLQTQSIVMPPVVLSLLPLVIHTGIAYALVHWTILGFKGASLAVSISLWLSLLIMSVYVICTKKLKHTWEGFSFDSFHYIFTNSKLALPSAAMVCLEYWAFEILVFLAGLMQNAETTMSLIAMCVNTETIAYMITYGLSAAASTRVSNELGAGNPNKARSAMAVTLKLSVLLALTVVLALGFGHNIWAGFFSDSPTIIREFASMTPLLAISIIVDSVQGVLSGVARGCGWQHLVVYVNLATFYFIGVPIAAFLGFKSKLQAKGLWIGLICGLSCQAATLLLVTLRSKWTKLDLPENSNRENPVSV